In one window of Scytonema millei VB511283 DNA:
- the mfd gene encoding transcription-repair coupling factor, which produces MAFSSIVRALGRSPLSTELISKLNRQQVCSLNGVSRLPKGLVASALAQAQQHHLLVICATLEEAGRWTAQLESMGWDRVHFYPTSEASPYEPFDPETEMTWGQMQVLADLIEETGNKRAEGAEDAEGAEGENTTSRPSLLAARSSPLIAVVATERALQPHLPPADVFQPYCLTISKGMEFDLGDFGDRLAAMGYDRVPTVETEGQWSRRGDIVDVFPVSSELPVRLEWFGDEIEQIREFDPATQRSSVGGTALDKISQVVLTPTNFAPIVKAALTEEQTEIVKTYLSPEERELFDAGNDPEGSRRFLGLAFPQPASLLDYLPKDTIITIDELELCQAHSDRWVENAEEQWQQMGIRNSEFGIRNSEFGVNLPTTNNQQLTTNNQLPKVHRTFEDSLATAQGFQELYLSELAVEENPSLLTPHSSPLNLASRSIPVTPHAFGKLAETIRQERDRGFSTWLVSAQPSRSVALLQEHDCPAQFIPNPRDYQAIDKLQAQRTPVALKYSGVAELEGFILPTFRLMVVTDREFYGQHSLATPSYIRKRRRAASKQVDPNKLRPGDFVVHRNHGIGKFLRLESLTIDRETREYLVVQYADGLLRVAADQLGSLSRFRATDSKPPELNKMSSKAWANTKNRARKAIKKLAVDLLQLYAQRSQQSGYAYPIDSPWQVELEDSFPYQPTTDQLKATQDVKRDMESDRPMDRLVCGDVGFGKTEVAIRAVFKAVTAGKQVALLAPTTILTQQHYHTLKERFAPYPVNVGLLNRFRSAEERKELLKRLATGELDIVVGTHQLLGKGVSFRDLGLLVIDEEQRFGVNQKEKIKALKTQLDVLTLSATPIPRTLYMSLSGIREMSLITTPPPSRRPIKTHLAPYDTESIRSAIRQELDRGGQVFYVVPRVEGIEETAAILREIVGGARIAVGHGQLDENQLESTMLSFSNGEADILVCTTIIESGLDIPRVNTILIEDAHRFGLSQLYQLRGRVGRAGIQAHAWLFYPKQRALSDTARQRLRAIQEFTQLGSGYHLAMRDMEIRGVGNLLGVEQSGQMDAIGFDLYMEMLEEALREIRGQEIPQVEDTQIDLNLTAFIPTDYITDLDQKMSAYRAVAAAKTKEELIQLAADWSDRYGAIPTGATQLLRVMELKQLARKLGFSRIKPEGKQHVVLETAMEEPAWNLMIANLPDSLRSRFVYSPGKVTVRGLAVLKTEQQLQTLIDALSKMQGAVPETVMV; this is translated from the coding sequence ATGGCTTTTTCTTCTATCGTGCGCGCCTTAGGGCGATCGCCACTGTCTACTGAACTCATATCTAAACTCAATCGCCAGCAGGTTTGTTCTCTCAATGGCGTTTCGCGCCTGCCTAAAGGATTGGTGGCTTCAGCTTTAGCACAAGCACAACAGCATCACCTCCTGGTTATCTGCGCCACTTTGGAAGAAGCCGGACGTTGGACGGCTCAACTCGAATCGATGGGATGGGATCGAGTCCATTTTTACCCCACTTCAGAAGCATCGCCTTACGAACCCTTCGACCCCGAAACCGAAATGACTTGGGGACAGATGCAGGTGTTGGCAGATTTGATTGAGGAAACGGGAAATAAGAGAGCTGAGGGAGCTGAGGATGCTGAGGGAGCTGAGGGAGAAAATACTACTTCCCGCCCCTCACTCCTCGCTGCTCGCTCCTCACCCCTCATCGCAGTTGTGGCGACAGAAAGAGCCTTACAACCCCACTTACCACCAGCAGACGTGTTTCAACCCTACTGCTTGACCATTAGTAAGGGGATGGAATTCGATCTAGGTGACTTTGGCGATCGCCTTGCAGCAATGGGTTACGATCGCGTACCCACGGTAGAAACTGAAGGACAATGGAGTAGGCGTGGTGACATTGTAGACGTGTTTCCCGTCTCTTCCGAATTGCCCGTGCGTTTGGAGTGGTTTGGCGATGAAATCGAACAAATTCGCGAGTTCGACCCAGCGACTCAACGCAGTTCCGTGGGTGGCACGGCACTTGACAAGATATCACAAGTCGTGCTTACACCAACCAATTTTGCTCCCATCGTCAAAGCAGCACTAACGGAGGAACAAACAGAAATTGTTAAAACCTACCTTTCCCCAGAAGAACGAGAACTATTCGACGCAGGAAATGACCCAGAAGGTAGCCGCCGCTTTCTGGGTTTAGCTTTCCCCCAACCCGCATCCCTTCTTGACTATTTACCCAAAGATACGATTATCACCATTGACGAACTAGAACTATGTCAAGCGCACAGCGATCGCTGGGTGGAAAATGCAGAGGAACAGTGGCAACAAATGGGAATTCGGAATTCGGAATTCGGAATTCGGAATTCGGAATTCGGAGTTAACTTGCCAACAACCAACAACCAACAACTAACAACTAACAACCAACTACCAAAAGTCCATAGAACATTTGAAGACTCTCTCGCAACAGCCCAAGGATTTCAGGAATTATATTTATCGGAATTAGCAGTTGAAGAAAACCCCTCACTCCTCACTCCTCACTCCTCACCCCTCAATCTAGCCAGTCGTTCGATTCCCGTCACTCCTCATGCGTTTGGGAAGTTAGCAGAGACAATTAGACAAGAACGCGATCGCGGTTTTTCGACTTGGTTAGTTTCGGCGCAACCATCCCGTTCTGTTGCCCTGTTGCAAGAACACGATTGTCCCGCCCAATTTATCCCCAATCCTCGCGACTACCAGGCGATCGATAAGTTGCAAGCTCAACGTACACCCGTGGCGTTGAAATATTCGGGGGTAGCAGAATTAGAAGGTTTTATTCTCCCTACATTTCGTCTGATGGTGGTGACTGACCGCGAATTTTACGGTCAGCACAGCCTCGCTACCCCTAGTTACATCCGCAAGCGTCGCCGCGCCGCCTCGAAGCAAGTCGATCCGAATAAGTTGCGTCCGGGGGATTTTGTCGTTCACCGAAATCACGGGATCGGCAAGTTTTTGCGGCTGGAAAGTCTGACAATCGATCGCGAAACGCGAGAATATTTAGTCGTGCAATATGCCGATGGTTTGTTGCGCGTCGCTGCCGATCAACTCGGTTCGTTGTCAAGGTTTCGCGCCACTGATAGCAAGCCGCCAGAACTGAATAAAATGTCGAGTAAGGCGTGGGCAAACACGAAAAACCGCGCCAGAAAAGCGATCAAGAAACTGGCGGTGGATCTGCTGCAATTATATGCTCAGCGATCGCAGCAATCGGGTTATGCTTACCCAATTGATTCTCCTTGGCAGGTAGAATTAGAAGATTCTTTCCCCTATCAACCGACAACAGACCAACTCAAAGCGACTCAAGATGTCAAGCGCGACATGGAAAGCGATCGCCCGATGGATCGCTTGGTCTGCGGTGATGTGGGTTTTGGTAAAACTGAAGTAGCAATTCGCGCCGTTTTCAAAGCTGTCACCGCAGGTAAGCAAGTTGCTTTGCTTGCCCCTACCACCATTCTGACGCAACAGCACTATCACACGTTAAAAGAACGCTTTGCCCCTTATCCGGTTAATGTCGGCTTACTCAACCGCTTCCGCAGTGCGGAGGAACGGAAAGAATTACTCAAGCGATTGGCGACAGGTGAGTTAGATATTGTGGTCGGGACGCACCAACTATTGGGTAAAGGTGTCAGCTTCCGCGATTTAGGGCTATTGGTAATCGACGAAGAACAGAGATTTGGGGTGAACCAGAAAGAAAAAATTAAAGCCTTGAAAACTCAATTAGACGTACTGACTCTTTCTGCAACTCCCATTCCTCGCACTTTGTATATGTCTTTGTCGGGAATTCGGGAAATGAGTCTGATTACTACGCCGCCTCCCTCCCGCCGACCGATTAAAACTCACCTCGCACCCTACGATACTGAATCAATTCGCAGCGCTATTCGTCAAGAACTCGATCGCGGCGGACAAGTTTTTTACGTCGTTCCGCGTGTGGAAGGAATTGAAGAGACAGCGGCAATTTTAAGAGAAATTGTTGGCGGGGCGAGAATTGCCGTTGGACACGGACAATTGGATGAAAACCAATTAGAATCAACAATGCTTTCCTTTAGTAACGGGGAAGCCGATATTCTGGTTTGCACCACGATTATTGAATCGGGCTTAGATATCCCGCGTGTAAATACGATTCTAATTGAAGATGCTCACCGCTTCGGTTTATCCCAACTCTACCAGTTGCGGGGGCGTGTCGGACGGGCGGGAATTCAGGCTCATGCCTGGTTATTTTATCCCAAACAACGGGCGCTATCCGATACGGCAAGGCAGCGTTTGCGGGCAATTCAAGAATTCACCCAACTCGGTTCTGGCTATCACCTAGCAATGCGCGATATGGAAATTCGCGGTGTAGGAAATTTATTAGGCGTAGAACAATCCGGTCAAATGGATGCGATTGGTTTCGATCTGTATATGGAAATGTTAGAAGAAGCCTTGCGCGAAATTCGCGGTCAGGAAATTCCTCAAGTGGAAGATACGCAAATCGATTTGAATTTGACGGCGTTTATTCCCACAGATTACATTACCGATTTAGACCAGAAAATGAGCGCGTATCGGGCTGTAGCAGCGGCGAAAACCAAAGAAGAGTTAATCCAACTTGCCGCAGATTGGAGCGATCGCTACGGGGCAATTCCCACAGGTGCAACTCAATTATTGCGCGTCATGGAATTGAAACAACTAGCGAGAAAATTAGGATTTAGCCGCATCAAACCCGAAGGTAAACAGCACGTAGTTTTAGAAACTGCGATGGAAGAACCTGCTTGGAATTTGATGATCGCCAACTTACCCGATAGTTTGCGATCGCGCTTTGTTTACTCGCCTGGTAAAGTCACCGTGCGCGGTTTAGCAGTTCTCAAAACCGAACAGCAATTGCAAACGTTAATTGATGCTTTGAGCAAGATGCAAGGTGCAGTTCCAGAAACGGTTATGGTTTGA
- a CDS encoding hemolysin family protein: protein MSSISLEVLTILLLIFANGIFVMSELAIVSARKVRLQSLANQGDKKARVALDLANAPNQFLASVQIGITLLAILSGAFAESAVATRLAPLVSLVPGLAAYNSAIASVTAVLLVTYLTLIIGELVPKQLALNYPEKIATVVAMPLRFLAKIAAPIVYLLSASTDLVVRLLGIRPSTDPQVTEEEIRVLIEQGTEAGTFEAAEQDMVERVFRLGDRPVSALMTPRPDIVWLDLEDTAEENRQKILDSCHSRFPVCQGGLDNVLGISHVTDMLERCLSGQSLDLTVSLRQPIFVPESTRGLKILELFKQTGIHMALVVDEYGVIQGLVTLNDIMVEIVGDVPNAGNLEEPMAVQREDGSWLLDGMLPVDEFFEIFDIEEIPKEHRGSYQTLGGFVITHLGRIPAATDHFEWELLRFEVMDMDGNRVDKVLVTPMEGRGVKQDKEE, encoded by the coding sequence ATGTCCTCCATTTCTCTTGAAGTTCTGACGATTCTCCTACTGATATTTGCCAATGGCATCTTTGTGATGTCGGAACTAGCGATCGTCTCGGCAAGGAAGGTAAGGCTACAAAGTCTGGCTAACCAGGGGGATAAAAAAGCTCGTGTAGCTCTAGACCTGGCAAATGCTCCCAATCAGTTTCTAGCTAGCGTGCAAATTGGCATTACGCTACTAGCAATTTTATCTGGTGCTTTTGCAGAGTCGGCTGTAGCAACTAGGCTGGCTCCACTTGTGAGTTTAGTACCTGGACTTGCGGCATACAACAGCGCGATCGCTTCTGTAACAGCTGTTTTACTCGTCACCTATTTGACGCTGATTATTGGGGAACTCGTACCAAAACAACTAGCACTCAACTATCCAGAGAAGATTGCAACTGTTGTTGCCATGCCGTTGCGGTTTCTGGCAAAAATTGCTGCTCCTATAGTTTATTTGCTGAGTGCCTCAACCGATCTTGTCGTGCGACTGTTGGGGATTAGACCTTCTACCGATCCACAAGTGACAGAAGAAGAAATTCGCGTTTTGATCGAGCAGGGTACGGAAGCGGGGACGTTTGAAGCTGCCGAACAGGATATGGTAGAACGGGTATTTCGGTTAGGCGATCGCCCCGTTAGTGCTTTAATGACACCCCGTCCTGATATTGTCTGGCTAGACTTAGAGGACACTGCTGAAGAAAATCGCCAAAAAATCCTCGATAGCTGTCATTCCCGCTTTCCAGTTTGTCAAGGAGGCTTAGATAACGTGTTGGGAATCAGTCACGTTACGGATATGTTAGAGCGTTGTTTGTCCGGTCAATCCCTCGACCTTACCGTATCGTTGCGACAACCCATATTTGTTCCCGAAAGTACTAGGGGATTAAAAATCCTAGAACTATTTAAACAAACGGGCATTCACATGGCATTGGTGGTAGACGAATATGGCGTGATCCAGGGTTTGGTGACGCTGAATGACATCATGGTGGAAATTGTGGGTGATGTTCCTAACGCAGGTAACTTAGAAGAACCGATGGCAGTGCAGCGAGAAGATGGTTCTTGGTTGTTGGATGGAATGTTACCTGTAGATGAATTTTTTGAAATTTTTGATATCGAAGAAATTCCTAAAGAACACAGAGGCAGTTATCAAACTTTAGGCGGATTTGTGATTACTCATCTCGGTCGCATTCCCGCCGCTACGGATCATTTTGAATGGGAGCTTTTGCGATTTGAGGTGATGGATATGGATGGTAATCGGGTAGATAAAGTGTTAGTGACTCCGATGGAAGGTAGAGGGGTAAAGCAGGATAAGGAAGAGTAG